The Kitasatospora sp. NBC_00374 genome has a segment encoding these proteins:
- a CDS encoding cupin domain-containing protein produces MAGLVRKSLDTPDEVRPFEEGKGKLELVSLAGGPVGRATFEPGWKWSEHIKPLAGTESCMAAHTGYFVSGRMKIVMDDGESMEFGPGDFLTVAPGHDAWVLGDEPCVVIDWQGYGDYAKP; encoded by the coding sequence ATGGCCGGTCTCGTCCGCAAGAGCCTCGACACGCCGGATGAAGTCCGGCCCTTCGAGGAGGGCAAGGGAAAGCTGGAGCTGGTCAGCCTCGCCGGTGGCCCGGTGGGCCGGGCGACCTTCGAGCCGGGCTGGAAGTGGTCCGAGCACATCAAGCCGCTGGCGGGGACGGAGAGTTGCATGGCGGCGCACACCGGCTACTTCGTCTCCGGCCGGATGAAGATCGTCATGGATGACGGTGAGTCGATGGAGTTCGGGCCGGGCGACTTCCTGACCGTGGCTCCCGGGCATGACGCCTGGGTGCTGGGCGACGAGCCCTGCGTGGTCATCGACTGGCAGGGCTACGGCGACTACGCCAAGCCCTGA
- a CDS encoding 2'-5' RNA ligase family protein has protein sequence MQTVELTCDQAFDRAVREVWGQLADGGVPSLAANTHPTHRPHLTLAACGAMPAGALARIDELLAGALPLPVRLTGLLSFSARSRRRVLTWSVVPTVELLTLHRDIWTALAAADEPNPLYLPGRWSPHLGLTRRLEPAELSLAHDLVGRLPDLTGTFDAARSFDSAAQATTALGGRLGALG, from the coding sequence ATGCAGACCGTGGAACTGACCTGCGACCAGGCCTTCGACCGGGCCGTGCGCGAGGTGTGGGGGCAGCTAGCCGACGGCGGGGTCCCGAGCCTCGCCGCCAACACCCACCCCACGCACCGCCCGCATCTGACCCTCGCCGCCTGCGGCGCGATGCCCGCCGGCGCGCTCGCCCGGATCGACGAGCTGCTCGCGGGGGCGCTGCCGCTGCCCGTGCGGCTCACCGGTCTGCTGTCGTTCAGCGCGCGCAGCCGCCGCCGGGTGCTGACCTGGTCGGTGGTCCCGACCGTCGAACTGCTCACCCTGCACCGGGACATCTGGACCGCCCTGGCGGCCGCGGACGAGCCCAACCCGCTCTACCTGCCCGGTCGGTGGTCCCCGCACCTGGGCCTGACCCGGCGTCTGGAGCCCGCCGAACTCTCCCTCGCCCACGACCTGGTCGGCCGGCTGCCCGACCTGACCGGTACCTTCGACGCGGCCCGCAGCTTCGACAGCGCCGCACAGGCCACCACCGCCCTCGGCGGCCGGCTCGGCGCGCTGGGCTGA
- a CDS encoding phosphatidylinositol-specific phospholipase C: protein MELTEQRISRRTLGRAVLALGAAGTLGAGLGAAAPAAGAAQVPGGADWMGALPSDSWLSRLTVPGTHDTCSLHGGPITQTQTLSVPDQLAAGVRFFDIRCRLIDGVFAIHHGPVFQEIFFGDVLNQCQDFLAHHPQESVLMRVKQEYSTAAAADFRSVFEGYRARWSGLMWGENRIPRLGEVRGRIVLLADSPGLPGIPWGGALTDIEDDYNIGTIFEIASRKWPETSAHLDAARASGDPQRLFLTFTSSSGWGLWPRQAADAMAPRLNGYLGGLNPAARPVLGTVPMDFVGADSVRRLYALNFGG from the coding sequence GTGGAACTGACGGAGCAGCGGATCAGCAGGCGCACCCTCGGCCGGGCGGTGCTGGCCCTGGGCGCGGCGGGCACCCTCGGTGCGGGGCTCGGGGCGGCGGCCCCGGCGGCCGGGGCGGCCCAGGTCCCCGGCGGGGCGGACTGGATGGGGGCGCTGCCCTCCGACAGCTGGCTGTCGCGGCTCACCGTGCCCGGCACCCACGACACCTGCTCGCTGCACGGCGGCCCGATCACCCAGACCCAGACGCTCTCGGTTCCCGACCAACTCGCCGCGGGTGTCCGGTTCTTCGACATCCGCTGCCGGCTGATCGACGGTGTCTTCGCAATCCACCACGGGCCGGTCTTCCAGGAGATCTTCTTCGGTGACGTGCTCAACCAGTGCCAGGACTTCCTCGCCCACCACCCGCAGGAGAGCGTCCTGATGCGGGTCAAGCAGGAGTACTCGACGGCCGCCGCCGCCGACTTCCGGTCCGTCTTCGAGGGCTACCGGGCGAGATGGTCCGGCCTGATGTGGGGCGAGAACCGGATCCCGCGGCTCGGCGAGGTCCGCGGGCGGATCGTGCTGCTCGCCGACAGCCCCGGCCTGCCCGGGATCCCGTGGGGCGGCGCGCTCACCGACATCGAGGACGACTACAACATCGGGACGATCTTCGAGATCGCCTCCCGCAAGTGGCCCGAGACCTCCGCCCACCTCGACGCGGCCCGCGCGAGCGGCGACCCGCAGCGGCTCTTCCTCACCTTCACCTCCTCCTCCGGCTGGGGCCTGTGGCCCCGCCAGGCCGCCGACGCGATGGCGCCCCGGCTGAACGGCTACCTCGGCGGCCTGAACCCGGCCGCCCGCCCGGTGCTCGGGACGGTGCCGATGGACTTCGTCGGCGCGGACTCCGTCCGGCGGCTGTACGCGCTCAACTTCGGCGGCTGA
- a CDS encoding sorbosone dehydrogenase family protein, with protein sequence MRARTVAAAAVALVLAAGCSSAAAPAPSEVSTAVGASASAGTSGSGVRVAGQVADGLNSPWGIVVLPGGDLLVASRNTGRVTRVAARDGAKTDLGVVPGVVAGGEGGLLGLALSPDYATDHQVYAYLTAADDNRIVRFGYDGQRPPGPQFGTPTTVLTGIPKGSNHDGGRIAFGPDGMLYAGTGESGRTELAQDPASLGGKILRMTPDGAPAPGNPFPGSVVYSLGHRNVQGLAWDGQGRLWASEFGQNTWDELNLITPGANYGWPVVEGQAHRAGYTDPLVQWHTDQASPSGIAYADGAIWMAALRGTRLWRIPVDGDHVSGAPEAFFTGTYGRLRTVVADGDGTLLVSTNNTDGRGQPRAGDDRILRVAIA encoded by the coding sequence ATGCGAGCGCGTACCGTCGCTGCCGCCGCCGTCGCCCTGGTGCTTGCCGCTGGGTGCAGCTCGGCGGCCGCCCCGGCGCCGTCCGAGGTGTCCACGGCCGTCGGGGCCTCGGCCTCCGCCGGGACGTCCGGCAGCGGCGTCCGGGTCGCCGGGCAGGTCGCCGATGGGCTCAACAGCCCTTGGGGCATCGTCGTACTGCCGGGGGGCGACCTGCTGGTCGCCTCCCGGAACACCGGGCGGGTCACCCGGGTCGCGGCCCGGGACGGCGCCAAGACCGACCTCGGTGTCGTCCCCGGCGTGGTGGCCGGCGGCGAGGGCGGTCTGCTCGGCCTCGCCCTCTCGCCCGACTACGCCACCGACCACCAGGTCTACGCCTACCTGACGGCCGCCGACGACAACCGGATCGTCAGGTTCGGCTACGACGGGCAGCGGCCGCCCGGCCCGCAGTTCGGCACCCCCACCACCGTGCTCACCGGCATCCCCAAGGGCAGCAACCACGACGGCGGCCGGATCGCGTTCGGCCCCGACGGCATGCTCTACGCGGGCACCGGTGAGTCAGGCCGCACCGAACTGGCCCAGGACCCGGCCTCGCTCGGCGGCAAGATCCTCCGGATGACCCCGGACGGCGCCCCCGCCCCCGGCAACCCGTTCCCCGGCTCGGTGGTCTACTCGCTCGGCCACCGCAACGTCCAGGGCCTCGCCTGGGACGGGCAGGGCCGCCTGTGGGCGTCCGAGTTCGGCCAGAACACCTGGGACGAGCTCAACCTGATCACCCCCGGTGCCAACTACGGCTGGCCCGTGGTCGAGGGTCAGGCCCACCGCGCCGGCTACACCGACCCGCTCGTCCAGTGGCACACCGACCAGGCCTCGCCCAGCGGCATCGCGTACGCCGACGGGGCCATCTGGATGGCGGCGCTGCGCGGCACCCGGCTCTGGCGCATCCCCGTCGACGGCGACCACGTGAGCGGCGCCCCGGAGGCCTTCTTCACGGGGACGTACGGCCGGCTGCGCACGGTCGTCGCCGACGGGGACGGCACCCTGCTGGTCAGCACCAACAACACCGACGGCCGGGGTCAGCCGCGGGCCGGTGACGACCGCATCCTGCGGGTCGCCATCGCCTGA